Part of the Moraxella ovis genome is shown below.
CAGACAAGCCAAAAGTTCGCTATGAAAAGATTGACGGTAAATTGGTTGCCGTGCCAATCGAAACCACGCAGACTGACAAACCTAAAAAATATACGGTAAAACCGAAATCTTGATGTTTATTTTAAAATCAATGATGTTTAAAGAAATTTGAGAAATAGCCATGACCGATAGCCAAAATTTAACCGATGAAATCCTAAACGATGCAGAAAGCCATTCTGAAATTATTCACGCCTTATCTGCCGACAGCGAGCGAGAGACGGGCACGGACGGCGATGATGAGCATGACTTTGATGATGGCATTAAATCCGCCCGCTTCAAAAAACTACAAAAGAAACTGCGTAAAGAAGTGTCGTGGGCGATTCGTGATTTTAACATGATTGAAGACGGCGATGTCGTCATGGTATGTATCTCAGGCGGTAAGGACAGCTTTACGTTGCTTGATATATTGCTGTTTTTAAAACGCATTGCTCCGATTAACTTTGATGTCGTGGCAGTCAATCTTGACCAAAAACAGCCCAATTTTCCCGAACACGTCCTGCCCGAATACCTATCCAAACAAGGCATTCCGCATTATATCCTAGAAAAGGACACTTATAGCATTGTAAAATCGGTCGTGCCAGAGGGCAAAACTTACTGCTCGGCTTGCTCACGCCTAAGACGTGGCTCGCTGTACGGCTTTGCCAAGCAGATTGGGGCGACTAAGATTGCTCTGGGTCATCATCGTGATGACATTTTGGCGACTTTCTTTTTGAATTTGTTTCATGGCGGAAGTCTAAAAGCCATGCCTCCTAAGCTATTATCTGATGATAAGCAAAATGTGCTAATTCGTCCGCTTGCCTATGTTGCTGAAAAGGACATTATTAAATACGCCAATTATAAGCAGTTTCCCATTATCCCTTGTGGGCTGTGTGGCTCACAAGACAACCTGCAACGGGCGATGATCAATGATATGCTTCGTGAGTGGGACAACGCCCACCCAAAACGCCTAGCCAGTATGTTTAAAGCCTTGCAAAATGTCGCCCCAAGCCAGCTTGCCGACCGTGAACTGTTTGATTTTGAAAGTCTAAAAACCGAACGAACAGACGATGAGCGGCTGTTTGAGGGGGACAATATCCGAGTGGGCGTAAGCGAAAAACTTGCCGATATTGGCTTGCCGACCGCCCCGCAAGTGCAGACCTTTAACCCAAAATTTAGCAACAAAATCCCAACGATCAATCCTGTGCTGGATTAATGAAAAAGCCCTAAATTTAGGGCTTTTTCATCGGGTATAAGTACTCAATGTGAAAGGTTGATTTTGTAGAGATTTTTTAAAAACCACATAAGCGCCATGTCATAACCCATGTCACCAAGTCCGCAGATGACGCCTACCGCCTTATCCGAAAAATACGAATGCGAGCGAAACGGCTCACGAGCGTGCACGTTGGACAGATGTACTTCAATAAAAGGCTTATTGATGGCTGATAGCGCATCTCGAATGGCGACTGAGGTATGAGTGAACGCTGCAGGATTGACGATAACAGCATCAATGGGTGATTCACAAAGCAGACCCAGATTACCAACAGCATCAACGATGTCGCCCTCGTGATTTGATTGTAGGCTGATGAGTTCAATGCCGTGCGATTTGGCTGTCTTGGTGAGTCGCTCTATGATGTCATTTAAAGTGGTCGTGCCGTAGATCTCAGGTTCGCGTTTGCCCAATAGGTGCAAGTTGGGACCGTTGATGAGAAGAATCTTCTTGGATGGGGTGATTTGTTCCATATTGATTGCTTGATTTGATGAATTTGCTTTATTTTATCAGATTTGTGAGGATTTTGGGTGTATTGACGATATTGATAGAAAATTTCAGTCATTATTCCACAAAAACACTTGTATTCTTGGTTTATCATTGATATGATAATTTACAGCAGTTATTCGCAGATGTGGTTTTTTGTAATTGTCTAGCAAAGCGTGTGATTGTATTAGCCATGACAGTGAATGGGTGTTTTTAAGGTGTGGGTGTTTGCCCGACTTGCTCAACTTGCTTGCTTAGGCTTTGGCGTAACAAGCGTTATCGATAGGAATGAAATATGTCAGTTCGTGAACAAGGTACTGTAAAGTGGTTTAATGATTCCAAAGGCTTTGGTTTCATTCAACGTGCTACAGGTGAGGATGTTTTTGTGCATTTCCGCGCGATTCTTGGCGAGGGCTATCGCTCTTTAAAAGAAGGTCAGGCTGTGGAATTTGTCGTGACTGAGGGTGATAAAGGATTGCAAGCTGAAGAAGTAAGCAAGCTGTAACGCTTTTTTGACCCATAAAAGTCCGCTATTTTGGCGGGCTTTTTGTTGCTGTGAGCACTCTGAATTGCTTAGATAATTTTGCAAATCATTTGCATAAATTGATATAATACGCTATTGTAGTGGCATTTTTATGTGACAATTTAGGAGTAATCAGATGAAGTTTGTACAAAAATTAGCAATCGGCGCATTGGCAGTGACAATGGGTGCATCAGCCATGGCTGCTGATAACAAAGGCGCAGATGCACTAACCAACGCAGAAAAAGGTGCGCTAAACATCTGTGATGTCGTGTCTGAGGGTGTATTCAACATCTCTGCCATGCATCAATCAAACATCTCAGAAGCCGAAGCCAAAAAAACCATGGACGAAGTCGCTGCTGATTTGATTAAGCAGCATGGCGATGATGAAGTAACCGCATTCGTCAAAGAATTCTGGCAAGACAGCCTATCAACCATCATCTATAAGCAGCCAATCCAAACCGCTGATGACAAAAAACGCGAAATCGTTCAAGCCAATGCCGTAGAATCAGGCCTTGCTTGTCTAGGTATTTTGCTTGGCGAGAAAGAAGGTGAGCAAGCACTCAAGAAAATGCAGGCCTCCCAAAAATAACTAAGGATATCAATTTGAGTCATCAAGCCAATAAAGATACAACTACTTCATCAGGTTTTGTAAAATTTCATGATTTGCCATTATCTGAGACGACATTAAAGGCGATTCGTGCGCTGAATTTTGAGAATCTGACACCCATTCAGTCTCAGATTCTACCGCATACGCTTGCCAATCAAGATGCCATTGGTCAGGCTCAGACTGGTACTGGCAAGACAGGGGCGTTCTTGATTACTATTATTGAGTCGTTGTTAAAGCGTCCTTTTGGCGAGGATGAGCGAAGATTCTTAGGTGAGCCGCGTGCGCTTATTCTGGCGCCAACGCGTGAATTGGCGCAGCAAATCTATGCTGACTGCCGAGAGCTGACCAGATTTAGCGATCTTTATAATCTGTGTATCACAGGTGGTGCTGATTTTGACAAACAAGCCAAGCAGCTTGAGTGTCGCCCGCTTGATATTCTGATTGGTACACCGGGTCGTATTATTGATTGGGTGCAAAAAGGCGTTCTATTCTTAGATCGGGTTGAGTTATTTGTGCTTGATGAGGCTGATCGCATGCTTGATATGGGATTCATCCCTGATATTAACCGCATTGTGCGGCACATGCCTGCCAATACTCATCGCCAAAGCCTGCTATTCTCAGCGACATTCAATACTGATGTGATGAATTTGGCGTATCGCTGGCTTAATAATCCTGCTTTTGTGGAGATTGCACCTGAGAGTAAAACCAATAAAGCCATTGATCAGCAGTTTTATCTGCTGACCGAACGTGAAAAGATGTCGGCACTGAGAGAGATTCTCTCAGGTAGTGATGTCAAAAAAACCATCGTCTTCGCCAATCGTAAAGATCAGGTAAAGCGTCTATATGACAATCTGCGCCGTCAATTTGAAGTTACCATGCTCTCAGGCGATGTCGCCCAGCAAAAACGAGAAAGATATCTACAGCGCTTTAAAGAAGGCGAAGTAAATATTCTGGTCGCGACAGACGTGGCAGGGCGTGGCATTCATGTTGATGATGTGACCCACGTGGTTAATTATACCTTGCCTGATATGCCTGACGACTATGTACATCGTATCGGTCGTACAGGGCGCGCAGGGCACACTGGCGTGTCTATCAGCTTTGTTAGCGAGAATGATGCTTTTAACCTGCCTGCGCTCGAAGATCATATTGGGATTAAATTTAAACTAAATCAGTTTGATTTTAAGCCTGCCGATGTTGTTGACAATCCTAAGAGTGATGATTGATGAGCCCACTTTTGGAGCTGCTGCCTGAACGTATTCCTTTGTCGTTATACATTCACATCCCGTGGTGTGTGAAGAAATGCCCTTATTGTGATTTTAATTCACATGCGCTACCCGATTCATCTGATGATGCTGTGCTGACTGCGCCATTCTCTGACTATGTGGATGCGATGATTTTGGATGCGAGTTCTCAGCTGTCTTTTGTGCAGGGGCGTCAGATTCATTCGGTGTTCATCGGTGGCGGTACGCCGTCACTATTGCCTGTTCATGAATTTGCAAGATTATTCGATGCGCTGCGTGCGATGTATGACTTTGCAGATGATTGTGAGATTACCCTTGAGGTTAATCCAGGTACGGTAGAGCATGCGCCTTTTGAGGAGTATCTGGCGCTTGGGATTAATCGACTGTCCATTGGTGTGCAGACCTTTAATGAAGAGGCGCTGGGAGTACTTGTGCGCATTCATAGTCCCAACCAAGCCATCAATGCCATTTGCAATGCCAAGCAAGCAGGATTTCGCCGTATTAATGTAGATCTGATGCATGGGCTGCCGAATCAGACGGCAGACTTTGCGGTTCATGACCTACAGACAGCCATAGACGCTGGCGCAACACACATTTCATGGTATCAGCTGACCATTGAACCTAATACAGCCTTTTATCGTGCACCTCCTGATCTACCCGAAGAGGATGTGTTGGAGTCAATCGAAGAATCAGGGCGTGCGTTACTGACTGAGCATGGCTTTGATAATTATGAAGTGTCAGCATGGACAGGCAAGGATGATACACCATGCAAGCACAATATTAATTATTGGCAGTTTGGGGATTATCTAGCCATCGGTGCAGGCGCGCACGGCAAAGTTACATTGCATGGACATCCTGAGCATGATGATGGCATTTATCGCTTTCATAAATCGCGCCTACCTAAGGACTATATGCATGCCGAATCATCAGCGCCCAAGATGGTAAATTTTGAAAAAATCAACGAAGAAAATCTGCCATTTGAATTTATGATGAATGCATTAAGATTGCGCCATGGTGCTAGCACTCAGATGTTTGAGGAGCGTACGGGGCTGTTTGTCAGTACGATTGACAATGAGCTTTTGCCATTACAGCACGAAGGCTTTATGGTGCATGACGCTAACCTACTAAGCCCGACTGCGATGGGCTTTAGATATGTGAATCATTTGGTGCGTTCATTTTTATGATTATTTGGTGATTAGTTAAGCTAATTGCTAATTTTCGATTGATTTACACCAAAAATAAAATGCCGAAACTTGATTAATTTCAGCATTTTATTGATAATTTCAAAAGAAATTAGATTTTGTTTTGAACTTTTTGTGCGCCGTCAGTTACTGCGTCGCCAGCTTTTGATACGTCTTTGCCAAGACCTTTAACGGTGTTGCAACCAGTTAGAACAAAAGCAGCAGCAACAGCAGCGATGATTAGTTTTTTCGTGGGAATTTCCTTAAAAAATTAGGGTTGGAATAAGTTCTTTTTTAATGAACTTAAACTTATATTAGCCAAATTTTGAACAACTTTTTGTAATTGTATGTAACTTTAAGTTATTAAATGTAAACTTAAAAATTTATTAATCGAAGACCATGACCACTATCCATATTGTATTATTTTCACCCAAGATTCCAAATAACACCGGCAACATCATCCGTCTGTGTGCAAATACAGGTGCAAAGCTGCATCTGGTACGACCTTTGGCGTTTGAGCTTGATGATACCAAGCTAAAACGAGCTGGGCTGGATTATCATGAATACGCCCAAATGCGGGTGTACGAGAACTGGAGAGAATGCCGAGATGCGCTGAGGGCTCAGGGTATTCATAAGATGGTTGCGATGACGACGAAGTTTAGCCATTCTTTTTATGAGTATGATTTTAACCATGTTGATGGCGGTGATGTTGCGCTTGTATTTGGTTCTGAGACGGACGGTCTGCCTCAGGATGTGCGTGATGACATCGGTTCGGATAATTGGCTAAGGCTGCCGATGTTGCCAGAGTCTCGCAGCCTTAACCTTGCCAATTCGGTGTCTATCTGCCTGTATGAGATATGGCGACAGCTTGGCTTTACGGGAGATGTTGGCGAGAGTGTGGGTTATCATCGACTATCGTCTCGTCCTGAGGATTGATCGGTTCCTAATATTAAAGGCAATGTTTTGCGCATCGCTTTTTTGTTTAGGGTTATTTAGCTTTAGGTTTTATAGGCAATTCGGTGGCTTTGGCAGTCCCGCGATGCGATTCACGTGACGTGCCACTAGACCTGTGTTAAATAATGCTTGTAATTTGGCATTATTAATCTTATCATCGGGTAGGGTAGATGATAAATGCTTGATAAGCGGGCGTGTGGCAGGACTGTGATGGTATTTGTCAAAAAAAGCCCGCACTTGCATCAAGATTCGATAGTGAACATCGGTAAGCTCGACATCAAGCGTATCCGCCAAAGTCTGTGCGACACTTACCGTCCATTGTGTGTGGTCTTGGAGGTGTCCATCAGTATCTAATTCTAGGTCTGTCATTAAAACTCCAATATGCTGTCAAATAAAGAAAAATCAACTTGCGCACTTTCTGCCTGTGTAAGCATGTCTTTGATGGCATCATCGAATTGATTAACATCAAACGTCGTCCAAGCCTTGGATAGGTCGTACAGTTCAAGCGATTGAACCATGCCATAGAGGCGCGATTCCTCATCTGCTAAGATAACATTAGACTTGTCCGCAAAATAAAACTGCACCTCATGATCGAAGCTTGCTAGGGTAAAACCTAACGCGATCGCTTCATAAGTGATTAGCTCACTGTCTGATTTTATATTGATTAAGAATCTCATGCCAATCTCTCACTAAAACTGAATCACGGTGGCGCCGTCATCAATCCGCAATGCCAACTCTGATAGCCCAACCAGGCGAAAGGGCGCGCGTAGATTATCGCCATTAAGACTGTGCCGATTGGCGTTATCGACATCAGTAATACCGCGCGCCAATGCCGTGCTGACACAGACGGGTAGGTCTAGATTGTGCTGCTTTGAAAGTTTCACCCATTCATCGCTAATGCTGGGCACATCGGCGGTTTGCCAAAGTAGGCGGCTGGCTGTATATGCGCCATCACCATAAAAAAATACGCTGAGTATCTCGCCAGCTGTTAAGCGTTCTTTGGCGGCGTGTAGTGCCTGTTTGCCCTGGTTGCTGTGAGGGCTTGAAGTGATGAGTAATAAAGTTGCCATAAATTAAAAAATCACCAAATTTATGCTTATTATAGCCTAATTTTTGGTGTAAAATGGCAAAATTGAGCGGCTTTTTAAAATTTATCCATCATGATGACACCTGTATTCACACCTAATCAAACCGAGCTTGAGATTCTAAGTCTTGCCAGTCCTTTTGCTTACTCAGTGTACGATAAAAAAATTGATGAGGCACAAGCATTCTTGGGGGAGTTTGGCTTTGAGCGTGCGTTGACCCGAGGTGATTTTGATGTGCTGATTGGGCGGTTTGCAGCGCATTCCGATGAAAACGCTGTCATGACAGGACTTAGACAGCTTCGTAATCTACTCATGCTAAAATGGGTCTGGCAGGATGCGCTGGGTGTGATCGAGCTTGAAAAGCTGATGGAGGAGCTGTCAGAATTTACCAACGCCTGCATCTGCCATGCCAAAAACCACGTCTATGATAGGTTGGTTGAGAGATATGGCGTGCCGATGACGGTGATCGAGGGGCGAAAACAGGTAGATGAATTCGCCGTAATCGCCATGGGTAAGCTGGGTGCGATGGAGCTAAACTTATCCAGTGACATTGATTTGATTTTTATTCATAGGGGTGTGGGCGAGACTGACACGAGCGAACACGGCAGAAAAAGCATCGACAATCAAAAATTCATGACTAATCTAGGTCGTGGCATCATCCGTCTGCTCGATGAGGTGACGGCAGATGGCTTTGTATTTCGAGTGGACATGCGACTGCGCCCGTGGGGTGATGGCTCGCCGCTTGTGATGACGACGGCCGCGCTTGAGAAGTATTTTGGTCAGCATGGACGTACTTGGGAGAGATTTGCTTGGCTAAAAGCACGAGTGGTGAATGAGGTTTCTGAGCTATTCTTGACCCAAATACTCAATCTGCGCAAGAACTTCGTCTATCGTTATTATATTGACTACAGTGCGTTCGGTGCGCTGCGTGAGATGAAGTCGATGATCGTCAGCCAGCAGACGCAGCGTCAGGATCTGGATAATGTCAAGCTTGGTGTTGGTGGTATTCGTGACATTGAATTTATCGTGCAGGCATTTGCACTGATATATGGTGGTCATCAGGCGGCGCTCGGAGAGAATTTATCCTGTCTTGCTGCCATCGGTGTACTTGATGAGTTTGACTATCTCTCCCGCGCTGAGGCGGATGAGTTGGCGTCAGCTTATCGATTCTTGAGACGGCTAGAGCATGCCATCCAAGCACGCCATGACAAACAAACTCAAAAACTTCCTAACGACCTTGATGAATTAACTGCCATCGCTCAGATTATGGGGTTTGATGGTGTTGATGATTTTCGGCAGGTGCTTGACACGCATCGGCAAAAGGTGTCTGTGCCTTTTGAGCGCATGGTGACGGATCGTCAAAGTCCTATCCAGGAGCTCAGTGACACTAAGGATGCTTGGCAGGAAATCAAAGACGTGCTAAGTGATGAAAGCGTACAGGCGCTTGATGAATTCATGTCATCAAAGTTGGTGCAGGGCTTGGATGATGAACCAAAATCTCGCCTAGAATCTGCCTATCCCATCATATTACACGCGCTATTAGAGCACGCCAAAAAAGATGGTGTAGAGCGTGCAGACATGGCAGTATCAAGATTGGTGAGCTTGCTTGAGGCGATATGTCGTCGTTCGATCTATCTTGTGATGATCGCTGAGAACCCAAATGCCACCATTGCGCTTATCCCGATGTTATCAGCAAGTCCATGGATCGCCAAAGAGCTGGCTTTATACCCCATGCTGCTGGATAACTTTTTACAAAAGCGCTATTTGCATTTGCCAGATAAAGCAGAACTTGCCGACATTCTGCGTCAAAGCTTGCTTCGGGTGGAGCGTTTTGATGATGAAAGTTATTTGGCAAATATTCGATTATTTAAAAAGACCCAAGTGCTGGCTGTGGCGACTGCCGATGTGTTGGGGCTGCGTCACATCATGAAGGTGTCTGACAGCTTAACGTTCATCGCTGAGGTGGTGGTGGAGTCAGCGCTGTATCGCGCCTTTGATGAATTGGTGTGTAAGCATGGATATCCAATGTTGCAAAATGGCGAGAGAGCAAGTCATGCACACATTGGCTTTGCGATCATTGGCTATGGCAAGCTTGGCGGCATTGAGATGTCTTACGCGTCCGATTTGGACGTGGTGTTCTTACATGAGATCGATGAAAAGGCAGACACAGATGGTGAGCGTGCGGTAAGCGGTATGAAATTCGCTTCTCGCCTGATTCAAAAAATTCTTACCTATCTGACCACGCAGACCCGTGATGGTCGCGCTTATGAGATTGACATGAGGCTTCGACCTTCGGGTAACGCAGGCGTGATGGTGGTCTCTTCATATGCGTTCGAGGTGTATCAGCATGACAAGGCGTGGGCGTGGGAGCATCAAGCGCTGGTGCGGGCGCGTGCCATCGCCGGGGATGTGCGCGTGATGGCAAGCTTTGATAAGATTCGCACCGATATCCTAACCAAGCCTTATGATAAGGCGAAAGTACGTACAGATGTCATCGAGATGCGCCAAAAGATGCAAACCCATCTGGGTACTAAAGAGGGTGGTATGGCAGAGCATCAATTCCATCTAAAGCAGGACTTTGGCGGTCTGGTGGATATTGAGTTCTTGGCGCAGTATGTGGTGCTTGCCTTTGCTCATGACTACCCGAACCTAGCCATATGGTCGGACAATGTTCGTATCTTCGAGGAAGTGGCCAAAACAGGGCTGTGGAGCGTGGAGCGCTGTGAGAAATTAACCCAAAGCTACCTTAACCTACGCAAAAAAACCCATGAACTCGCACTAATGGAGCAAAAAACCATCGTCCAAGACGATACTTGGCAGGAAACGCGAGAGTTCGTGCGTGGGGTTTGGGATGGGGTTTTGGGTTAGTTTACAAGCTCATTAGCAAATATTTGCTTGGCAAAATTTTGCCATGAAACAGGCTTGTAATGTTGTTTTATATGTTGTTCTTTTTGGGCGATGTAATCAGGATTGTTGATTAAAAATAAGAACTTATCACACCAAGCATCAATATCATGCGGGCTGACATAGTCAATAAAATCACCACCTGCTTCTGGCAGGGCTGCTGCATTTGATGCCAAACAGTATTTATCCATAGAGAGGGATTCTGCCACAGGTAAGCCATAACCTTCGATAAATG
Proteins encoded:
- the ttcA gene encoding tRNA 2-thiocytidine(32) synthetase TtcA, with translation MTDSQNLTDEILNDAESHSEIIHALSADSERETGTDGDDEHDFDDGIKSARFKKLQKKLRKEVSWAIRDFNMIEDGDVVMVCISGGKDSFTLLDILLFLKRIAPINFDVVAVNLDQKQPNFPEHVLPEYLSKQGIPHYILEKDTYSIVKSVVPEGKTYCSACSRLRRGSLYGFAKQIGATKIALGHHRDDILATFFLNLFHGGSLKAMPPKLLSDDKQNVLIRPLAYVAEKDIIKYANYKQFPIIPCGLCGSQDNLQRAMINDMLREWDNAHPKRLASMFKALQNVAPSQLADRELFDFESLKTERTDDERLFEGDNIRVGVSEKLADIGLPTAPQVQTFNPKFSNKIPTINPVLD
- the aroQ gene encoding type II 3-dehydroquinate dehydratase — protein: MEQITPSKKILLINGPNLHLLGKREPEIYGTTTLNDIIERLTKTAKSHGIELISLQSNHEGDIVDAVGNLGLLCESPIDAVIVNPAAFTHTSVAIRDALSAINKPFIEVHLSNVHAREPFRSHSYFSDKAVGVICGLGDMGYDMALMWFLKNLYKINLSH
- a CDS encoding cold-shock protein, with translation MSVREQGTVKWFNDSKGFGFIQRATGEDVFVHFRAILGEGYRSLKEGQAVEFVVTEGDKGLQAEEVSKL
- a CDS encoding DEAD/DEAH box helicase, with protein sequence MSHQANKDTTTSSGFVKFHDLPLSETTLKAIRALNFENLTPIQSQILPHTLANQDAIGQAQTGTGKTGAFLITIIESLLKRPFGEDERRFLGEPRALILAPTRELAQQIYADCRELTRFSDLYNLCITGGADFDKQAKQLECRPLDILIGTPGRIIDWVQKGVLFLDRVELFVLDEADRMLDMGFIPDINRIVRHMPANTHRQSLLFSATFNTDVMNLAYRWLNNPAFVEIAPESKTNKAIDQQFYLLTEREKMSALREILSGSDVKKTIVFANRKDQVKRLYDNLRRQFEVTMLSGDVAQQKRERYLQRFKEGEVNILVATDVAGRGIHVDDVTHVVNYTLPDMPDDYVHRIGRTGRAGHTGVSISFVSENDAFNLPALEDHIGIKFKLNQFDFKPADVVDNPKSDD
- the hemW gene encoding radical SAM family heme chaperone HemW, producing the protein MSPLLELLPERIPLSLYIHIPWCVKKCPYCDFNSHALPDSSDDAVLTAPFSDYVDAMILDASSQLSFVQGRQIHSVFIGGGTPSLLPVHEFARLFDALRAMYDFADDCEITLEVNPGTVEHAPFEEYLALGINRLSIGVQTFNEEALGVLVRIHSPNQAINAICNAKQAGFRRINVDLMHGLPNQTADFAVHDLQTAIDAGATHISWYQLTIEPNTAFYRAPPDLPEEDVLESIEESGRALLTEHGFDNYEVSAWTGKDDTPCKHNINYWQFGDYLAIGAGAHGKVTLHGHPEHDDGIYRFHKSRLPKDYMHAESSAPKMVNFEKINEENLPFEFMMNALRLRHGASTQMFEERTGLFVSTIDNELLPLQHEGFMVHDANLLSPTAMGFRYVNHLVRSFL
- a CDS encoding entericidin A/B family lipoprotein, whose product is MPTKKLIIAAVAAAFVLTGCNTVKGLGKDVSKAGDAVTDGAQKVQNKI
- a CDS encoding tRNA (cytidine(34)-2'-O)-methyltransferase, with the translated sequence MTTIHIVLFSPKIPNNTGNIIRLCANTGAKLHLVRPLAFELDDTKLKRAGLDYHEYAQMRVYENWRECRDALRAQGIHKMVAMTTKFSHSFYEYDFNHVDGGDVALVFGSETDGLPQDVRDDIGSDNWLRLPMLPESRSLNLANSVSICLYEIWRQLGFTGDVGESVGYHRLSSRPED
- a CDS encoding TusE/DsrC/DsvC family sulfur relay protein encodes the protein MTDLELDTDGHLQDHTQWTVSVAQTLADTLDVELTDVHYRILMQVRAFFDKYHHSPATRPLIKHLSSTLPDDKINNAKLQALFNTGLVARHVNRIAGLPKPPNCL
- the tusD gene encoding sulfurtransferase complex subunit TusD, coding for MATLLLITSSPHSNQGKQALHAAKERLTAGEILSVFFYGDGAYTASRLLWQTADVPSISDEWVKLSKQHNLDLPVCVSTALARGITDVDNANRHSLNGDNLRAPFRLVGLSELALRIDDGATVIQF
- the glnE gene encoding bifunctional [glutamate--ammonia ligase]-adenylyl-L-tyrosine phosphorylase/[glutamate--ammonia-ligase] adenylyltransferase, coding for MMTPVFTPNQTELEILSLASPFAYSVYDKKIDEAQAFLGEFGFERALTRGDFDVLIGRFAAHSDENAVMTGLRQLRNLLMLKWVWQDALGVIELEKLMEELSEFTNACICHAKNHVYDRLVERYGVPMTVIEGRKQVDEFAVIAMGKLGAMELNLSSDIDLIFIHRGVGETDTSEHGRKSIDNQKFMTNLGRGIIRLLDEVTADGFVFRVDMRLRPWGDGSPLVMTTAALEKYFGQHGRTWERFAWLKARVVNEVSELFLTQILNLRKNFVYRYYIDYSAFGALREMKSMIVSQQTQRQDLDNVKLGVGGIRDIEFIVQAFALIYGGHQAALGENLSCLAAIGVLDEFDYLSRAEADELASAYRFLRRLEHAIQARHDKQTQKLPNDLDELTAIAQIMGFDGVDDFRQVLDTHRQKVSVPFERMVTDRQSPIQELSDTKDAWQEIKDVLSDESVQALDEFMSSKLVQGLDDEPKSRLESAYPIILHALLEHAKKDGVERADMAVSRLVSLLEAICRRSIYLVMIAENPNATIALIPMLSASPWIAKELALYPMLLDNFLQKRYLHLPDKAELADILRQSLLRVERFDDESYLANIRLFKKTQVLAVATADVLGLRHIMKVSDSLTFIAEVVVESALYRAFDELVCKHGYPMLQNGERASHAHIGFAIIGYGKLGGIEMSYASDLDVVFLHEIDEKADTDGERAVSGMKFASRLIQKILTYLTTQTRDGRAYEIDMRLRPSGNAGVMVVSSYAFEVYQHDKAWAWEHQALVRARAIAGDVRVMASFDKIRTDILTKPYDKAKVRTDVIEMRQKMQTHLGTKEGGMAEHQFHLKQDFGGLVDIEFLAQYVVLAFAHDYPNLAIWSDNVRIFEEVAKTGLWSVERCEKLTQSYLNLRKKTHELALMEQKTIVQDDTWQETREFVRGVWDGVLG